In the Cylindrospermopsis raciborskii Cr2010 genome, AAAATATGTTTATTGTTCTCTCTAATATCCCCAATATATCATCACCTATGGTAAGAGGTTGATTTTTATTAACAGGACGTATAAATATTGGTTTATTAGCCTTCTCACAAGCATTTGCCCAAAATTTTAATGTGGAGTTTCCCAGTTTGGAATCTATAGTTACTAAATTAACTGTGGAATGTTTTAGACAGTTAATCAACTGTTGTTCATTGTTTAGGGAAGGTAAATGTATTGGTGAGGAATTTCGGGAGGATGTAACTAATAACTGATCCCTACGCCATTTAAGAGAGTAAGATGGAAAAGCAAAATTTTCAGATAGGTCAGATAGAACACCAGATTGCTGTAAACTAGGAAAAATAGAAGTTGTCATTGTCGTGTTTTTCCTCTCTCTATATTTTCTATAATAGAATAAGATGGTCAGTTGATTTTTGAACTCATGAATTCTTTATTTATTCTTGACTAACTCTTGATTAATTCCTTAAATATAAGGAGGCACAATTATTTGTAGGATGGGTTAGCGGTAGGGTAACCCATGGGTGCGTTGATCTTATATTTAATTCCACTCATCCACTTATAGAACAACAGAAAGTTCCCCGTTTCCTCAGAATAATTATTTTTCCACAAATTCTTTTAGAGCTAATGCTTGTGGTTTGATATATGGAACATAAGTGCTTTCAGAGTCAGATACCCCGTTAGCTACAACGCCAATAAGATTTAACTTGCTCAACATAGATGTAGCCTGGGCTAGATGATTATGTGTCACTTTACCAATGCTAGCAACCATAACTACACTTCGACAGGAAGAACCTGTAATTATTGCATCTACCATACCCAACACTGAAGGTGCATCTATGAGCACTAAATCATAATTTTCTTCAAACATGGTAATTATTTCCCTCATACGTGGAGAGCTTAAAAGATGTGCTGGGTCTGCAGGTATAGGACCAGCAGTTAAAATATCAATGTAAGCTGAACCTGAGTAGGAAATTCCTATTTGATCGGGTATGTTTGCATCATTAGCTAACAGAGTTGATAGACCCTGTTCATTCGGTAGATTTAACTGCTTATGTAAATTTGGGTCTCGTAAATTGGCATCAATTAGGAGCACTCTTTTATGTAGACGTGCTGCACTCATAGCTAAACCTAAGGTTAAAGATGACTTACTGATATCTGGTAA is a window encoding:
- the hepC gene encoding heterocyst development glycosyltransferase HepC; its protein translation is MTTSIFPSLQQSGVLSDLSENFAFPSYSLKWRRDQLLVTSSRNSSPIHLPSLNNEQQLINCLKHSTVNLVTIDSKLGNSTLKFWANACEKANKPIFIRPVNKNQPLTIGDDILGILERTINIFLALFFLSLFSPLIAVIVLLMLLKSPGSIFKYEWCIGKKGKLFRLVNFDHNLQQNLPISSLGMTKLRLHRLPELFNILRGETSLFNSRHSKL